A stretch of DNA from Anaerobacillus isosaccharinicus:
TGGTGAATATATAAGCGAACGAATACAATCTTTAAATCAAAAATTAAAATGGGTATCAGAAAACATAGACTCACTTGATGGGATTAATATTGAAAAGGCCAAACTTCGTGTGAATCGTCTAGATAAGGATACCCCTGAAGATGCTAGAACATATAGTTTATCGTTGTATCAACTACTTCCTCGAATTAAACTAACAGATTTACTTATTGAGGTTTCTAGCTGGACCAAGTTTGATGAACAGTTTATACATGCTTCCACTAATAAACCACCAAAAGGGGAAGAAAAGGGGGTTTTGATGGCGGCTATTATGGCAATGGGTTCAAATATAGGATTGTCTAAAATGGCAGACTCCACCCCAGATATATCCTATTACCAAATAGCCAATACTGCTCAATGGAGACTTCATGATGAAGCGATGATTCGTGCTCAAGCTACTCTTATTAATTATCAAAATAAACTCTCGTTAAGCGACTATTGGGGAAAAGGAACAACATCATCTTCTGATGGGATGCGTGTACAGGTCGGAGTCTCATCTTTACATGCCGATTCAAATCCACATTATGGAGTTGGGAAAGGAACCACCATTTATAGATTTACGAGTGATCAATATTCATCCTTCTATACAAAAATAATAAATACAAATGCAAGAGATGCTGTTCATGTAATTGATGGTTTACTTAACCATGAGTCAGATTTAAATATTGATGAGCATTATACAGATACAGCCGGTTATACTGATTTAGTATTTGGATTAAGTCATTTGTTAGGATTTAGATTTGCGCCGCGACTCAGAGATTTATCCGACGTTAAACTTTTTACTATTAATCAACCAAGTGAGTTTCCAAACCTAGAAAAGATCCTTCGAGGAAGAATCAACTTAAAACTAATTGAAAATAACTATGATGATGTATTAAGATTAGCTCATTCCATTCGAGAAGGTACTGTTTCAGGATCACTTATAATGGGGAAACTTGGTTCATATGCTCGCCAAAATAAATTAGCAGCAGCTTTAAGAGAAATGGGTAGAATAGAAAAAACTATTTTTATATTAGATTACATTTCTAGTGAAGCATTGCGTCATCGTATACAAAAAGGGTTAAACAAAGGGGAAGCTATGAATGGACTAGCCAGGGCTTTATTTTTTGGCAAACGTGGAGAATTACGTGAAAAAGGTATACACCAGCAATTACAACGAGCGAGTGCCCTTAATATTTTAATAAATGCTGTAAGTATATGGAATACAGTTTATTTAACAGAGGCTATTAAAGTACAAAAAATGACCGGTACTTTTCAAGAAGAATTAATTCCTCATGTATCACCATTAGCATGGGAGCATATCAACCTTTTAGGGGAATACAAATTTAACTTAAACACAAAGAAAGGATTAAGAGAATTACGTACTTAATATTAGATAATAAGCCGGTTTTCGTAACCTTAGAGTAATGAAAATCGGCTTTTCACTTCCAAATATTGTCTTAGCGTATATTTTCCGCTTTTTTCTGCCGAGACCCCATTAAACAAAAAAGGGAAGATAAAAGAGACTATAAAGATTTGTTTAACTTAATAGAGTGCAATCTTGGTCCATGTTATTATGATGGTGATTTAGATGTATGGGTAGTAAGTTCGGCTTTTAATTCTTTAGAGATTTCTGAGAAGATTAAAGGTTTTTATAATGGGGTAGCGTCAGGAAAATGCGGATTTACAACGCTAAGCACATTTTCGAGACGATTCCCCCATTTTTAACAACGTTAAGAAAATTTCAATGGTCTTAAAGAATCTAACGAGACCATTTTCTCGGAATTAAAATGGTATTCTCCTAGCAAATTAATATGTTCCCAACCTAGAGGCGACATATGGTGCAATAATTCTTCATTAAAACTACTAGCCTGTTTTTGATATTCAACTGCTTTTGTTAGGTGTAAGGTATTCCATATACTGATGGCATTAATGATTATGTTTAAGGCACTGGCCCTTTGCAATTGATGTTGTATAGTCCGTTCCCTAAGCTCACCTTGTTTTCCGAAGAAAATAGCTCTTGCTAATCCATTCATGGCTTCTCCTTTATTCAATCCTCTTTGTATTTTTCTTCTTAATGATTCATCCGATATATAATTCAAAATAAAGATCGTTTTTTCTATTCGGCCCATCTCACGTAAGGCCGAAGCCAAGCTGTTTTGTCTTGAATAGGAACCTAGTTTCCCCATAATAAGGGATGCTGAAACTGTTCCCTCTCTTATAGAATGAGCTAATCGCAAAACATCCTCATAATTTTCTTTAATGACCTTTGTATTTATTTGTCCACGTAAAATGGCTTCTAATTTTGGATATTCACTTGCTTTATCTATTGTAAATAATTTTGAGTCTGATAAATCTCTTATTCTAGGAGCAAATTTAAATCCTAATAAATGAGTCAGTCCGAATATTTGGTCTGTGTAACCGGCCGTGTCTGTATAATGCTCTTCTATATTTAGATCCGTCTCATGGTGCAACAATCCATCCAAAACATGAATCGCATCCCTTGAATTTGTATGAATAATCTTTGTGTAGTAAGAAGAGAATTGATCACTAGTAAAACGGTAGATGGTGGCTCCTTTTCCAGTCCCGTAATGTGGGTTTGCATCTGCATGAAGTGATGAAACACCTAGCTGCATTCTCATACCATCTGACGAGGATGTTGTACCGTCGCCCCAATTGGAGGACAACTGTAATTTATGATGGAAATTTACTAATATGGCTTGGGCTTTATTCATTGCATCTTCATACATACGCCATTGAGATACATTGGCTAGTTGCTTATATGTAAGTCCGGGTGTGGCCTCGGCCATCTTGCTCAAGCCAATATTCATACCCATTCCTAAAAGGGCAGCCATGATAATGATTGTTTCTTCCTTATCTGGTTTTCGATTATTGGAAGCATGAGTGAATTGCTCATGAAATCCTGTTATATGAGCCACATCCATGAGTAAATCAGTTAATTTTATTCTTGGTAGTATCTGATAGAGGCTTGCGCTAAATTTTTTTGCTTCTTCTGGAACATCTTTTTCTAAGCGTGCAAGTGACAGTTTTCCTTTTTCAAGAGAAACTCCATCTAGCTTGTTGAAATTGGCAGCTAACCACTTTAACCTTTCATTAAGGCTTCTAGTTCTCTCTGTTATATAATCTTCAAATGATAAACTAACTGATAATCTCGTATTCCCCTTCGATTGATTCCATGTATCTTCCGAAAACAAATATTCCTCAAAATCCCTATATTGTCTGCTGCCCACAATGGAAACATCTCCTGCCCGAACATGCTCCCGAAGTTCTGTTAAAACAGCCATTTCATAGTAATGACGATTAATTGTTGTACCATCATCCTCGTATAAATGCTTTTTCCATCGTTTTGAAATAAAATCCACAGGTGAGTCGTCAGGCACTTTTCGCTTTCCGGATTCGTTCATTCCTCGGATAATCTCAACAGCCTGTAAAAGTGGCTCATTTGCTTTTGTAGAATGAAATTCCAATACTCTTAATAGCGTTGGCGTATATTTTCTTAGTGAATAAAACCGTTTTTGCAGTAAGTCCAAATAATCATAGTCGGCAGGACGTGCAAGCTCCTGAGCCTCTTCTACTGAAGAGACAAAGGTATTCCATTCAATAACCGATTCTAAAACCTTAAAAACATCTAATTTTTCCTCTTTTGCTTTAATTAATGCTTGTCCGATGTTCGTAAAGTGTATAACTTTCTCATTTAGCTTTTTACCATTTTGTTTCTGGATTTCCTCTTGAGCCTTACGACCTTTTGATAACAAACTAAGTATTTGCCTATCATGAATTTCAAACGCTTTATCCGTTAGCTCCTGAGTAAGTTGTAATAAATAGACGGTTAATATCGAATAACGTTTATTTTCTTGAAAGTCACGGAATGCATACGGCTCGTATCTTGAACCTAAGCGAGACAGCTGCAACAGGCGGTTGCGGTGCAAATGACTAATTTGTACCGTTTCCAATTCCATTCCTCGTATATATTCGAGTCGTTCTATTACTTTTAGAAATGTTTCGGGTGAAGGATGACCCGGTGGTTCCTTTAACCAACCCAATATCGTTTTATTAGATTCAGATGGATGCTGCGAAGTAATAATCTCTTCAAGCTTTTCTTTTTGCTCATTTGTAAGAGATTTACTAACTGTATTAAATAGCTTCTTTTCAGCCATCGCCCTTGCTTCCCACACCATTCTTTCAAGTGTAGTGATAGCAGGCAGTATAATTTTGTTTTTTCTTAGAAAATCTATGCATTCATGCAGTAGATGAATGGGATCACCATTTTCCAAAGCTAATTGATGAAGGTACTTAAATGTCATTCGATATTCACTCAGGGTAAAAGTTACAAAGTCGTATTCACTTCGAATTTCTTTCAAATGATCCCAAAGTGTATTTTCCCTTTGAGGATAATGACCAAGCGAGGATGGACTAGCACCAATCTGTTTCGATATATATTGTATGACCGAATCTGGGATGCTTTTGATATGAGTGTATGGCCAACCGGGATACCGAAGAACAGCTAATTGAACGGCAAACCCTAAACGGTTTTCTTCCCTCCTTCGCTTATTAACTATTTCTAAATCACGTTTGGAAAAAGTGAAGTAGGTCCCCAATATCCATTCATCTTCAGGGATTTGCATAAAAGACTGTCTCTGTTCCGGTGTAAGCAATTCTCTACCTCTCGCAATTTTCATTCAGTATCATCCCATTTCTGTATTTTTCAATTTATTAGTTCAATTATATATCAATAGAGTGTACTCTATTGATACAAGTGTAGTAGACTGATAAAATCATAGTTAAGAGCGTCTCATAAGACTTGTCTCAAAAACGAGGTGATATTTTGCGAAAAATCGGTTATATACGTGTCAGTTCGACTAGCCAAAACCCTTCAAGGCAATTTCAGCAGCTGAACGAAATCGGAATGGATATTATATACGAAGAAAAAGTTTCTGGGGCAACAAAGAAACGTGAGGAACTTCAAAAAATGTTAGAGGATTTACAGGAAGGTGACATTATTTATGTTACAGATTTAACTCGAATCACTCGAAGTACGCAGGACTTGTTTGAATTAATTGATTTAATACGAAGTAAAAAGGCCAGTTTAAAGTCCCTAAAGGATACGTGGTTAGATTTATCAGAAGATAATCCATACAGCCAATTCTTAATTACAGTAATGGCTGGAGTTAATCAGTTAGAGAGAGATCTTATCCGTATGCGTCAACGTGAAGGGATTGAGCTGGCTAAGAAAGAAGGAAAGTTTAAAGGTCGGATAAAGAAATATCATAAAAATCATGCGGGAATGAATTATGCAGTAAAGCTATATAAAGAAGGAAATATGACTGTAAATCAAATTTGTGAAATTACAAATGTGTCTAGGGCTTCATTATATAGAAAGCTATCGGAAGAGAACAAATAGTTCAGTCCTATTCCATTAAAGGGCCAGATTATGAAGTAACCCCTTTAAAGAAAATCAGATCCTTATCCTATGTTTTAAAGGAGATTATGAATTATGTACTTAAAGTCTTATGCAGTTTGGTTATTTTGTTATTAGAATTGGGTACTCCAATTCTTTTTTTATGAATTTTTTTATTCATTCAAATAAACACTTGAATGAATTATTAAAAATGGTTATACTATATTCAAGCAAACACTTGAATGAGATTGAGGTGAGAATATGATTAAGAAAGATACTTGTCAAATTTATTGTTATGACGAAGAAAAGGTCAATCGAATACAAGGTAATTTACAGACAGTAGATATTTCTAGTGTTGCCCAAATGTTAAAAGCTATTGCAGATGAAAATAGAGCAAAAATTACCTATGCTTTGTGTCAAGATGACGAACTGTGTGTGTGTGATATAGCAAATATTATAGGTGTTACGGTTGCAAATGCTTCTCATCATTTACGCTCCCTTCATAAACAGGGGATTGTGAAATTTAGAAAAGAAGGCAAACTGGCATTTTATTCATTAGATGATGAGCATATCAGACAAATTATGATGATTGCATTAGCACATAAGAAAGAGGTGAAGAGCAATGTCTAGTGAGAAAGCAAAACTATCTGAAGAAGAAATGAAAGCCTATCGTGTTCAAGGATTTACTTGTACTAACTGTGCAGCCATTTTTGAAAATAATGTTAAAGAACTTCCCGGTGTTCAGGATGCGAAAGTAAACTTCGGAGCATCCAAAGTTTATGTTAAAGGGACGACAACCATTGAAGAATTAGAAAAAGCAGGAGCATTTGAAAATTTAAAAATTCGAGATGAAAAAGAACAAAGGGTAGAACGAGAACCTTTTTGGAAGCAGAAAGAAAACGCTAAGGTATATATATCAGCCCTTTTACTTGTAGTTAGCTGGTTCTTAGGAGAACAGTATGGTGAGGAGCATGTTCTACCGACAATTGGTTATGCAGCGTCCATTTTAATCGGTGGATATTCGTTATTCATTAAAGGTCTCAAAAATCTAAGTAGATTAAATTTCGATATGAATACGCTTATGACTATTGCCATTATAGGAGCTGCAATCATTGGTGAATGGGGTGAAGGGGCAACCGTTGTTATCCTATTTGCGATTAGTGAAGCATTAGAGCGTTATTCAATGGATAAAGCACGTCAATCTATTGAATCTTTAATGGATATTGCCCCAAAAGAAGCGTTAATTCGACGAGGCAATGAAGAAATGATGATTCATGTTGATGATATTCAAGTTGGAGACATCATGATTGTTAAGCCCGGTCAAAAGTTAGCAATGGATGGAGTAGTGGTTAAAGGTACATCGACATTAAATCAGGCTGCGATTACAGGTGAAAGTGTTCCAGTAATGAAAAACACAGATGATGAAGTATTTGCAGGAACCTTGAATGAAGAAGGGTTACTTGAGGTTAAAGTAACAAAACGAGTTGAAGATACTACTCTTTCAAAAATCATTCACTTGGTAGAAGAAGCTCAAGCAGAACGGGCCCCTTCTCAAGCGTTTGTCGATAAATTTGCTAAATACTATACACCAGCTATTGTGATACTAGCTCTTTTAATTGCGGTAGTTCCACCATTATTTGGGGGAGACTGGAGCCAATGGATTTATCAAGGATTAGCTGTATTAGTGGTTGGTTGTCCTTGTGCCTTAGTAGTCTCAACTCCAGTTGCTGTTGTTACAGCAATAGGAAATGCAGCGAAAAATGGTGTTTTAATTAAAGGTGGTATCCATTTAGAAGAAGCAGGACACTTA
This window harbors:
- a CDS encoding Tn3 family transposase yields the protein MKIARGRELLTPEQRQSFMQIPEDEWILGTYFTFSKRDLEIVNKRRREENRLGFAVQLAVLRYPGWPYTHIKSIPDSVIQYISKQIGASPSSLGHYPQRENTLWDHLKEIRSEYDFVTFTLSEYRMTFKYLHQLALENGDPIHLLHECIDFLRKNKIILPAITTLERMVWEARAMAEKKLFNTVSKSLTNEQKEKLEEIITSQHPSESNKTILGWLKEPPGHPSPETFLKVIERLEYIRGMELETVQISHLHRNRLLQLSRLGSRYEPYAFRDFQENKRYSILTVYLLQLTQELTDKAFEIHDRQILSLLSKGRKAQEEIQKQNGKKLNEKVIHFTNIGQALIKAKEEKLDVFKVLESVIEWNTFVSSVEEAQELARPADYDYLDLLQKRFYSLRKYTPTLLRVLEFHSTKANEPLLQAVEIIRGMNESGKRKVPDDSPVDFISKRWKKHLYEDDGTTINRHYYEMAVLTELREHVRAGDVSIVGSRQYRDFEEYLFSEDTWNQSKGNTRLSVSLSFEDYITERTRSLNERLKWLAANFNKLDGVSLEKGKLSLARLEKDVPEEAKKFSASLYQILPRIKLTDLLMDVAHITGFHEQFTHASNNRKPDKEETIIIMAALLGMGMNIGLSKMAEATPGLTYKQLANVSQWRMYEDAMNKAQAILVNFHHKLQLSSNWGDGTTSSSDGMRMQLGVSSLHADANPHYGTGKGATIYRFTSDQFSSYYTKIIHTNSRDAIHVLDGLLHHETDLNIEEHYTDTAGYTDQIFGLTHLLGFKFAPRIRDLSDSKLFTIDKASEYPKLEAILRGQINTKVIKENYEDVLRLAHSIREGTVSASLIMGKLGSYSRQNSLASALREMGRIEKTIFILNYISDESLRRKIQRGLNKGEAMNGLARAIFFGKQGELRERTIQHQLQRASALNIIINAISIWNTLHLTKAVEYQKQASSFNEELLHHMSPLGWEHINLLGEYHFNSEKMVSLDSLRPLKFS
- a CDS encoding heavy metal translocating P-type ATPase, producing MSSEKAKLSEEEMKAYRVQGFTCTNCAAIFENNVKELPGVQDAKVNFGASKVYVKGTTTIEELEKAGAFENLKIRDEKEQRVEREPFWKQKENAKVYISALLLVVSWFLGEQYGEEHVLPTIGYAASILIGGYSLFIKGLKNLSRLNFDMNTLMTIAIIGAAIIGEWGEGATVVILFAISEALERYSMDKARQSIESLMDIAPKEALIRRGNEEMMIHVDDIQVGDIMIVKPGQKLAMDGVVVKGTSTLNQAAITGESVPVMKNTDDEVFAGTLNEEGLLEVKVTKRVEDTTLSKIIHLVEEAQAERAPSQAFVDKFAKYYTPAIVILALLIAVVPPLFGGDWSQWIYQGLAVLVVGCPCALVVSTPVAVVTAIGNAAKNGVLIKGGIHLEEAGHLKAIAFDKTGTLTKGIPAVTDIVTYGGNENELMTITAAIEKGSQHPLASAIMRKAEENGSDFNDVMVEDFQSITGKGVKAKVNNEMYYVGSPALFEELHGSIESDRKQKITEMQIQGKTVMVLGTKKEILSLIAVADEIRETSKEVIGKLNNIGIETVMLTGDNQRTATAIGKQIGVSDIRADLLPEDKLNFIKELREKHQSVGMVGDGVNDAPALAASTVGVAMGGAGTDTALETADIALMSDDLSRLPYTIKLSRKALAIIKQNITFSLAIKLVALLLVMPGWLTLWIAIFADMGATLLVTLNSLRLLKIKE
- a CDS encoding recombinase family protein — encoded protein: MRKIGYIRVSSTSQNPSRQFQQLNEIGMDIIYEEKVSGATKKREELQKMLEDLQEGDIIYVTDLTRITRSTQDLFELIDLIRSKKASLKSLKDTWLDLSEDNPYSQFLITVMAGVNQLERDLIRMRQREGIELAKKEGKFKGRIKKYHKNHAGMNYAVKLYKEGNMTVNQICEITNVSRASLYRKLSEENK
- a CDS encoding ArsR/SmtB family transcription factor, whose protein sequence is MIKKDTCQIYCYDEEKVNRIQGNLQTVDISSVAQMLKAIADENRAKITYALCQDDELCVCDIANIIGVTVANASHHLRSLHKQGIVKFRKEGKLAFYSLDDEHIRQIMMIALAHKKEVKSNV